From the Lathyrus oleraceus cultivar Zhongwan6 chromosome 4, CAAS_Psat_ZW6_1.0, whole genome shotgun sequence genome, one window contains:
- the LOC127073420 gene encoding probable aspartic proteinase GIP2, with translation MATSSTLHLFLLSLSLLSLLSSSLALLPKPNSFILPIAKDPKTLQYSTTIKMGTPPRSLDLVIDIRERFLWFECDKSYNSSTYHPIECGTKKCKQARGTECITCTNHPLKTGCTNNTCGLSVFNPFDELFVSGDVGEDILSSLRTADNRGILKNLIAPRFISSCVYPDKFGVQGYLKGLSKGKKGILGLARTLISLPTQLATKFKLERKFTLCLPSSSKTNGLGSLFIGGGPYHLGSNKDDFSKFLTYTPLIANRHSTGPIFDNSPSTEYFIKVNSIKVDNNVVNYNTTLLSINKLGGGGTKLSTVVPHTKLHTLIYEPLVNAFVKKAEIRKIKRVKGVAPFGACFDSRTIGKSITGPDVPAIDLVLKGGVEWRINGGNSMVKVNENVLCLGIVEVGLKELGGLEPSFVIGGHQLEDNLLEFDLVSSKLGFSSSLLLNKASCSSFRRF, from the coding sequence ATGGCTACTTCATCTACTCTTCACTTGTTCCTCCTCTCGTTATCTCTTCTTTCACTCTTATCTTCATCACTTGCATTGTTACCAAAACCCAACTCATTCATCCTTCCCATTGCAAAAGACCCCAAAACCCTTCAATACTCAACTACTATTAAAATGGGAACCCCTCCAAGATCCTTAGACCTAGTCATTGACATTAGGGAACGTTTCCTATGGTTCGAATGTGACAAGTCCTACAATTCCTCAACTTACCACCCAATCGAATGTGGTACAAAGAAATGTAAACAAGCTAGAGGCACAGAGTGCATTACTTGTACTAACCATCCTCTCAAAACCGGATGCACCAACAACACTTGCGGTCTCAGCGTCTTTAACCCGTTCGACGAACTCTTTGTCAGCGGAGACGTAGGAGAGGATATCTTATCCTCTCTACGTACAGCCGACAATAGAGGAATACTTAAAAACCTGATTGCACCGCGTTTCATTTCTTCGTGTGTATACCCGGATAAATTTGGTGTACAAGGCTATCTTAAAGGCCTAAGCAAAGGTAAAAAAGGTATATTAGGTCTTGCAAGAACTCTTATTTCTTTACCAACACAACTAGCAACTAAATTTAAACTAGAACGTAAATTTACACTTTGTTTACCTTCATCTTCTAAAACCAACGGGCTTGGAAGTCTCTTTATTGGTGGAGGTCCTTATCACTTGGGCTCTAACAAAGATGATTTTTCAAAATTTCTTACCTACACCCCACTTATTGCTAACCGTCACAGCACTGGTCCTATATTTGATAACTCTCCTTCAACTGAGTACTTTATTAAGGTGAATTCAATTAAGGTTGACAACAATGTTGTCAACTATAATACCACATTGCTTTCTATTAACAAACTAGGAGGCGGTGGTACAAAACTCAGCACTGTGGTTCCTCACACAAAACTACACACTTTAATATATGAACCACTTGTGAATGCTTTTGTGAAGAAAGCTGAAATAAGAAAGATAAAGAGAGTGAAAGGTGTTGCACCATTTGGAGCATGCTTTGATTCAAGAACAATTGGAAAGAGTATTACCGGGCCTGATGTGCCTGCAATTGATTTGGTGTTGAAGGGTGGTGTTGAATGGAGAATCAATGGTGGTAATTCAATGGTGAAGGTTAATGAAAATGTGTTGTGTCTTGGAATTGTGGAAGTGGGTTTGAAGGAGTTGGGTGGATTGGAACCTTCGTTTGTTATTGGAGGACATCAGTTGGAGGATAATCTTTTGGAGTTTGATCTTGTTTCCTCAAAACTTGGCTTTAGTTCATCACTTCTACTCAACAAAGCAAGTTGTTCAAGCTTTAGGAGATTTTAA